One segment of Eschrichtius robustus isolate mEscRob2 chromosome 3, mEscRob2.pri, whole genome shotgun sequence DNA contains the following:
- the SESN2 gene encoding sestrin-2 yields the protein MIVADPECRAELKGYLPGAGEEQRESRARRGPRGPSAFIPVEEVLREGAESLEQHLGLEALMSSGRVDNLAVVMGLHPDYFTSFWRLHYLLLHTDGPLANSWRHYIAIMAAARHQCSYLVGSHMAEFLQTGGDPEWLLGLHRAPEKLRKLSEINKLLAHRPWLITKEHIQALLKTGEHSWSLAELIQALVLLTHCHSLASFVFGCGILPEGDPEGSPAPQAPSPPSEQSTPPSRDPLNHSGGFEAARDVEALMERMRQLQESLLRDEGASQEEMESRFELEKSESLLVTPSADILEPSPNSDMLCFVEDPTFGYEDFTRRGTQAPPTFRAQDYTWEDHGYSLIQRLYPEGGQLLDEKFQAAYSLTYNTIAMHSGVDTSMLRRAIWNYIHCVFGIRYDDYDYGEVNQLLERNLKVYIKTVACYPEKTTRRMYNHFWRHFRHSEKVHVNLLLLEARMQAALLYALRAITRYMT from the exons ATGATCGTTGCGGACCCCGAGTGCCGCGCCGAGCTGAAGGGCTACCTGCCCGGGGCCGGAGAG GAGCAGAGGGAGAGCCGGGCTCGGCGAGGCCCTCGAGGGCCCAGCGCCTTCATTCCAGTGGAGGAG GTCCTTCGGGAGGGAGCCGAGAGCCTTGAGCAACACCTGGGGCTGGAGGCGCTGATGTCCTCCGGGCGGGTGGACAACCTGGCAGTGGTGATGGGCCTGCACCCCGACTACTTTACCAGCTTTTGGCGCCTGCACTACCTGCTGCTGCACACGGACGGGCCCTTGGCCAATTCCTGGCGCCACTACATCGCCATCATG GCCGCCGCCCGCCACCAGTGTTCCTACCTGGTGGGCTCCCACATGGCTGAGTTTCTGCAGACTGGCGGTGACCCTGAGTGGCTGCTTGGCCTCCACCGTGCCCCTGAGAAGCTGCGCAAGCTCAGCGAGATCAACAAGCTGCTGGCACATCGGCCGTGGCTCATCACCAAGGAGCACATCCAG gCCTTGCTGAAGACAGGCGAGCACAGCTGGTCCCTGGCCGAGCTCATCCAGGCCCTGGTCCTGCTCACCCACTGCCACTCGCTAGCCTCCTTCGTGTTCGGCTGCGGCATCCTCCCTGAGGGGGACCCCGAGGGCAGCCCCGCTCCCCAGGCCCCTTCACCCCCCAGTGAGCAGAGCACACCCCCCAGCAGGGACCCACTGAACCACTCTGGG GGCTTTGAGGCCGCCCGCGACGTGGAAGCTTTGATGGAGCGCATGAGGCAGCTGCAGGAGAGCCTGCTGCGGGATGAGGGGGCCTCCCAGGAGGAGATGGAGAGCCGCTTCGAGCTggagaagtcagagagcctgCTGGTGACCCCCTCAG CGGACATCCTGGAGCCCTCTCCAAACTCAGACATGCTGTGCTTTGTGGAAGACCCCACTTTCGGATACGAGGACTTCACCCGGCGGGGGACTCAGGCGCCCCCCACCTTCCGCGCCCAG GATTATACCTGGGAGGACCATGGCTATTCACTGATCCAGCGGCTCTACCCCGAGGGTGGGCAGCTGCTGGATGAGAAGTTCCAGGCAGCCTATAGCCTCACCTACAACACCATCGCCATGCACAGCGGAGTAGATACCTCCATGCTCCGCAGGGCCATCTGGAATTACATCCACTGTGTCTTTGGCATCCG ATACGATGACTATGACTACGGGGAGGTGAACCAGCTCCTGGAGCGGAACCTCAAGGTCTATATCAAGACAGTGGCCTGCTATCCAGAGAAGACCACCCGAAGAATGTACAACCACTTCTGGAGGCACTTCCGCCACTCAGAGAAG GTCCACGTGAACTTGCTGCTTCTGGAGGCCCGCATGCAAGCCGCCCTGCTCTATGCCCTCCGCGCCATCACCCGCTACATGACCTGA